One Microbacterium sp. W4I20 DNA window includes the following coding sequences:
- a CDS encoding ABC transporter ATP-binding protein yields MTGPIVAASNVTKSYPGGRKEPDVSVLKGVSLEVAAGEMVSIVGPSGSGKSTLLYCLSGLEKPTAGSVHLAGEDVTRMGRSAVAAVRRKHVGFVFQSYNLIPSLNARENVALPARLARTPISRAEADHALAQVGLDDRGSHKPSELSGGQQQRVAIARVLAARPAIVFADEPTGALDTTSGAEVLRLLRAVTTDARSVVMVTHDLEAAALADRVLVLRDGLIHSELRTPTPEAVLEAMARARENA; encoded by the coding sequence ATGACCGGCCCAATTGTTGCTGCCTCGAACGTCACCAAGTCGTATCCGGGCGGCCGGAAGGAGCCGGATGTCAGTGTCTTGAAGGGCGTCTCTCTCGAAGTCGCTGCGGGAGAGATGGTCAGCATCGTCGGGCCGAGCGGGTCGGGAAAGTCGACACTGCTGTATTGCCTGTCTGGTTTGGAGAAGCCCACAGCCGGCAGCGTGCATCTCGCAGGTGAGGATGTGACGCGCATGGGGCGGAGCGCCGTAGCGGCGGTTCGCCGAAAGCATGTCGGGTTCGTGTTCCAGTCGTACAACCTGATCCCGTCGCTGAACGCGCGCGAGAACGTCGCGCTTCCTGCACGTCTGGCGCGCACACCGATCAGCCGCGCGGAAGCAGATCACGCTCTCGCGCAGGTTGGACTCGACGACCGAGGCTCCCACAAGCCGAGTGAGCTATCCGGAGGTCAGCAGCAGCGCGTCGCGATCGCCCGCGTGCTCGCCGCTCGCCCAGCCATCGTGTTCGCCGATGAGCCGACCGGAGCCCTAGACACGACATCGGGTGCGGAGGTTCTTCGCCTGCTTCGGGCGGTGACGACCGATGCCCGCTCGGTCGTCATGGTCACCCACGACTTGGAGGCTGCTGCGCTTGCCGATCGGGTGCTTGTGCTGCGGGACGGGCTGATCCACTCTGAACTGCGCACTCCGACACCCGAGGCGGTCTTGGAAGCTATGGCGCGAGCACGGGAGAACGCGTGA
- a CDS encoding recombinase family protein: protein MHDTPRNDPPKPPAETKPRRNFGGSVFGMSHEVGYARVSKREQNPEAQEAELRAAGCERVFVDQGESSRVVDRPQWLACLDYLRPGDTLKVRRLDRLAGSERILIETLQDLDARQVNIVSLTEPMIDTTTPMGRALYGIVAVFAQLRVDTIRDNTQRGLDYARSQGRVGGRPSVMTPERMATAERMRAERQSWDSIGRVLGVGASSVRRALTKPPVA from the coding sequence GTGCACGACACGCCGCGAAACGATCCGCCGAAACCCCCTGCCGAAACCAAACCTCGCCGGAACTTCGGCGGTAGCGTTTTCGGCATGAGTCACGAAGTCGGATACGCCCGCGTCTCGAAGAGAGAGCAGAACCCCGAGGCGCAAGAGGCCGAGCTGCGCGCTGCCGGTTGCGAACGCGTGTTTGTCGACCAAGGCGAGTCCAGTCGCGTCGTGGATCGGCCGCAGTGGCTCGCATGCCTCGACTACCTTCGACCGGGGGACACCCTCAAAGTCCGCCGCCTTGATCGGCTTGCGGGCAGTGAACGAATTCTGATCGAGACGCTGCAGGACCTCGACGCCCGTCAGGTCAACATCGTCAGTCTCACCGAACCAATGATCGACACGACAACCCCGATGGGCCGAGCGCTCTACGGCATCGTCGCGGTTTTCGCGCAGCTCCGAGTCGACACGATCCGTGACAACACGCAGCGCGGCCTCGATTATGCGCGCAGTCAAGGCCGCGTCGGTGGCCGCCCCAGTGTCATGACGCCTGAGCGAATGGCCACGGCCGAGCGCATGCGCGCCGAGCGGCAGAGCTGGGACAGCATCGGCCGAGTGCTCGGAGTCGGAGCCTCCAGCGTCCGGCGAGCACTCACCAAGCCACCCGTGGCTTGA
- a CDS encoding DUF418 domain-containing protein — MEQQPPRQSLTSPRWALIDSIRGFALAGILLVNSVDITEVSSRLATAGHLREPEPTRVILDLFVQTRFVPIFAFLFGMSFWFVLDSARRRAGSHRPWAVMLRRMLFLILIGAALALIYPGNILFEYGIIGLLALPVILLTPPIAVAILGGLTTVAALAFFGSGTPTLFGLILLGAGSAALGLPRALEKGGRAIALPFAVLLALAVPALFWQSTEPGDPRFTIGGAFGIIFAGLYVTGFALLWRTRLRRPLAAVFDPLGRMALSNYVGAAAIFFVLTRIIDFPSMPSMLPVVLASLAVIALQSVLSRLWLRTHSYGPIEWVWRAATWWKRPEGRRAEKDSTEQPAS, encoded by the coding sequence ATGGAACAACAGCCCCCTCGACAGTCACTGACCTCGCCCCGCTGGGCTCTCATCGACAGCATCCGGGGGTTCGCGCTCGCGGGAATCCTGCTCGTGAACAGTGTCGATATCACCGAGGTGAGCTCCCGCCTGGCCACTGCGGGTCACCTGCGCGAACCGGAGCCGACTCGCGTGATTCTCGATCTCTTCGTGCAGACACGATTCGTTCCGATCTTCGCGTTCCTGTTCGGGATGAGTTTCTGGTTCGTGCTAGATTCTGCCCGACGTCGCGCCGGATCGCATCGCCCCTGGGCGGTGATGCTGCGGCGGATGCTCTTCCTGATTTTGATCGGCGCTGCCCTCGCGCTCATCTACCCCGGCAACATCCTGTTCGAGTACGGGATCATCGGCCTCCTCGCGCTGCCGGTGATCCTGCTCACCCCGCCCATCGCGGTGGCCATTCTCGGTGGCCTGACGACTGTAGCCGCCCTCGCGTTTTTCGGAAGCGGCACCCCGACCCTCTTCGGCCTGATCCTCCTCGGCGCCGGTTCCGCGGCGCTGGGGCTCCCGCGAGCACTCGAGAAGGGCGGGCGTGCCATCGCCCTGCCCTTCGCCGTTCTGCTCGCACTGGCGGTGCCCGCACTGTTCTGGCAGTCGACCGAGCCCGGGGATCCGCGCTTCACCATCGGCGGAGCCTTCGGAATCATCTTCGCGGGGCTCTACGTCACCGGGTTCGCGCTGCTATGGCGCACCCGGCTGCGCAGGCCGTTGGCTGCTGTCTTCGATCCGCTCGGCAGAATGGCGCTGAGCAACTACGTGGGTGCCGCCGCGATCTTCTTCGTCCTCACCCGAATCATCGACTTCCCGTCGATGCCCAGCATGCTCCCCGTGGTGCTCGCCAGCCTCGCCGTCATCGCACTCCAGTCGGTGCTCTCGCGCCTGTGGTTGCGCACGCACTCCTACGGACCCATCGAATGGGTCTGGCGCGCCGCCACCTGGTGGAAGCGCCCGGAAGGCAGACGCGCAGAGAAGGACAGCACCGAGCAGCCGGCATCCTGA
- a CDS encoding serine hydrolase: MVALPVIQEERPIHGPFAPDHHCDRQRPQRTLRSRPGAEDSMKTTTDVTAALHDAAMATGFSGIIRVDRPGAEAFAQAYGFADRARRLAMTTASRFVVASVGKGFTALSVGALIDDGVLSLDSPVRPFLGGDLPLIDDAVTIEHLMAHTSGIGDYIDESTGSITDYVIDRPLHELDTTEAFIPVLDGRPQASAPGEKFAYCNSGFVVLALIAERASGVPFHDLVQRRVFAPAGMTASGYPRTDDMPGDLSVGYLGDDDDRTNILHLPVRGNGDGGAVTTAADLRSFWGALFEHRIVSERTLAALTEAQHAVDSEHMRYARGFWRGWDSAAVMLEGYDAGVSARTWFDPNSGVTGSIIANTSDGAWPVVGAVEWP, translated from the coding sequence GTGGTCGCGCTTCCCGTCATCCAAGAAGAGAGACCGATTCATGGCCCATTCGCCCCAGACCATCATTGCGACCGGCAGCGGCCACAGCGCACATTGCGGAGCCGGCCAGGTGCGGAGGACTCGATGAAGACGACGACGGATGTAACGGCGGCGCTGCACGACGCGGCGATGGCGACCGGATTCAGCGGCATCATCCGCGTCGATCGCCCTGGGGCGGAAGCGTTCGCGCAAGCGTACGGATTCGCGGATCGTGCACGGCGGCTGGCGATGACAACCGCCAGCCGATTCGTGGTCGCCAGTGTCGGCAAGGGCTTCACCGCTCTGTCGGTGGGGGCTTTGATCGACGATGGCGTCCTCTCGCTCGACAGCCCGGTGCGGCCCTTTCTGGGCGGCGATCTACCGCTGATCGACGACGCGGTCACGATCGAGCATCTGATGGCGCACACCTCGGGGATCGGTGACTACATCGACGAGTCGACCGGGTCGATCACGGACTACGTGATCGACCGTCCTCTTCACGAGCTCGACACCACCGAGGCCTTCATCCCGGTGCTGGACGGGCGCCCGCAGGCGAGCGCCCCGGGGGAGAAGTTCGCGTACTGCAACAGTGGGTTCGTGGTTCTGGCGCTGATCGCGGAACGAGCATCCGGCGTGCCGTTCCATGATCTCGTGCAGCGCCGGGTGTTCGCCCCGGCTGGAATGACGGCGAGCGGTTATCCCCGCACCGACGACATGCCCGGCGATCTATCCGTCGGTTATCTCGGTGATGACGATGACCGCACGAACATTCTGCACCTCCCGGTGCGCGGCAACGGAGATGGTGGCGCCGTCACCACAGCGGCTGACCTGCGCTCCTTCTGGGGCGCACTGTTCGAGCACCGCATCGTGTCGGAGCGCACCCTTGCGGCTCTCACCGAGGCGCAGCACGCCGTGGATAGCGAGCATATGCGGTACGCCCGGGGGTTCTGGCGCGGCTGGGATTCGGCAGCCGTGATGCTCGAGGGATATGACGCGGGAGTCTCGGCCCGCACCTGGTTTGACCCAAACTCAGGGGTTACGGGAAGCATCATCGCGAACACGTCTGACGGCGCATGGCCGGTGGTGGGGGCAGTCGAATGGCCGTGA
- a CDS encoding CPBP family intramembrane glutamic endopeptidase, with the protein MKNNTVKVEASTDTERRPQWLELVIALVAAVLIYGVGIALLGIFPAPTPALEGVVGLFFSGAAPILVFAIVVLSRIRDLSAFGVRRVSPRWLLIAVLLAAACFAVILTFDTVIQHLYPGIDDSQDTLRAAASGGVLALVGTIFFGAVLTPLGEELLFRGILTRFFERWGAWVAIVVSALIFAVWHGINLVFPSALLVGLINGWLMVRTKSVWPGVVLHIVYNSAFLILYSFS; encoded by the coding sequence ATGAAGAACAACACCGTGAAAGTAGAAGCCTCGACCGACACAGAACGTCGACCGCAGTGGTTGGAGCTGGTCATCGCTCTGGTAGCCGCCGTGCTGATCTATGGCGTGGGCATCGCTCTGCTGGGGATCTTCCCCGCGCCCACACCGGCACTGGAGGGGGTCGTCGGGCTCTTTTTCTCGGGTGCAGCGCCGATCCTCGTGTTTGCGATCGTCGTCCTCTCCCGCATTCGTGATCTCTCCGCCTTCGGGGTCCGACGGGTTAGCCCGCGATGGCTCCTGATCGCCGTCCTCCTGGCCGCCGCGTGCTTCGCCGTCATCCTCACGTTCGACACGGTGATCCAACATCTCTACCCGGGCATCGACGACTCTCAAGACACCCTGCGTGCAGCCGCCTCCGGCGGAGTACTTGCGCTCGTGGGAACCATCTTCTTCGGAGCTGTCCTGACGCCGTTGGGCGAGGAGCTCTTGTTCCGCGGGATCCTGACCCGTTTCTTCGAGCGTTGGGGCGCTTGGGTCGCCATCGTGGTGAGCGCGCTGATCTTCGCTGTATGGCACGGCATCAACCTCGTGTTCCCGTCGGCTCTTCTCGTCGGCTTGATAAACGGGTGGCTGATGGTTCGTACGAAGTCGGTCTGGCCCGGCGTCGTCCTGCACATCGTCTACAACTCCGCCTTCCTGATCCTCTACTCGTTCAGCTGA
- a CDS encoding cyclic GMP-AMP synthase DncV-like nucleotidyltransferase, which produces MEHVTHFNTFLKEVVNLPDYKLTYLDERTERLFDALKRADLGVRVKAMKKQGSWAQRTIIQPAKEAEFDADFMVELEERAEWEPRDYHGAVFDALSDYVDAQGMSVPAEAKNRCVRVTYANSMHVDVVPYVNRDVDGENIVNAETGKWEGTDPDGFTSWMKERDKTSNGNLRRVLRLLKYLRDHRGFMGETRSIILTTVVGRVIDTDTARAFPGCYDSVPKTLHRVLMGLADWVRDLPERPEVEDPSSADSSFTHRWPQSEYDVFREDVQTLADLVDAAISCMSSSAESVDLWREILGAQFGPPSQTSTPVFPPPVTESDSTTETSTGRSGRAG; this is translated from the coding sequence ATGGAGCACGTCACGCATTTCAATACCTTCCTCAAGGAGGTAGTGAACCTGCCGGACTATAAGTTGACGTACCTCGACGAGCGAACTGAACGATTGTTCGACGCATTGAAGCGCGCGGATCTCGGCGTCCGAGTCAAAGCGATGAAGAAGCAGGGTTCGTGGGCACAGCGAACCATCATTCAGCCGGCCAAAGAGGCGGAGTTCGATGCGGACTTCATGGTGGAGCTCGAGGAGCGTGCCGAGTGGGAGCCGCGTGACTACCACGGCGCCGTCTTCGACGCCCTCAGCGATTACGTCGATGCCCAGGGGATGAGCGTCCCCGCTGAGGCGAAGAACCGGTGCGTGCGCGTCACGTATGCGAACTCTATGCATGTTGACGTTGTGCCTTATGTCAACCGCGATGTCGACGGAGAGAACATCGTCAACGCGGAGACCGGCAAGTGGGAGGGCACGGACCCGGATGGCTTCACATCGTGGATGAAGGAGCGCGACAAGACCAGCAACGGAAACTTGCGGCGTGTTCTCCGCCTGTTGAAGTACCTCCGAGACCATCGCGGTTTCATGGGCGAGACGCGGTCGATCATCCTCACCACCGTTGTAGGTCGAGTCATCGACACGGATACGGCCCGGGCATTCCCGGGATGCTACGACAGCGTCCCCAAGACCCTTCACCGAGTGTTGATGGGCCTTGCCGATTGGGTCCGCGACTTGCCGGAGCGTCCGGAAGTAGAGGACCCGTCATCCGCGGACTCTTCTTTTACGCATCGGTGGCCGCAGTCTGAGTACGACGTCTTTCGTGAGGATGTACAAACGCTCGCGGACCTCGTGGACGCCGCGATTTCATGTATGAGTTCTTCCGCCGAATCGGTCGACCTCTGGCGAGAAATCCTGGGAGCCCAGTTCGGCCCACCATCACAGACCAGTACGCCGGTGTTCCCTCCGCCGGTGACCGAGTCTGATAGCACAACGGAAACCTCGACCGGTAGGTCGGGCCGCGCCGGGTAG
- a CDS encoding MerR family transcriptional regulator produces MQGEGYGDKDSETREDGEDSAQFLHGLRGHRALGAESSHAVRLTLPLGHLLVLRSKTEEKRMAWSTQQLADLAGTTVKTVRHYHQVGLLEEPERAANGYKQYQTAHLVRLLQVKRMSDLGISLAQIRTLATSTVDTDASIAVLDAELEASIERLQRVRAELALLLRYRAPLDTPTPFAHSADGLPEKYRGLLTVYSRVLNETALHDTSELLNEPDEASEPFEALTDESDDRTIDDVAQLLAVSMAAHRERLPWASDLRSATQTKGNLAQEALSSAVVDAFNHGQLRALARAHDIVRKADAADDQTV; encoded by the coding sequence GTGCAAGGTGAAGGATACGGCGATAAGGATTCCGAGACCCGCGAGGACGGCGAGGACAGCGCTCAATTTCTTCATGGATTGAGAGGACACCGTGCCCTTGGGGCCGAGTCAAGTCATGCCGTTCGCTTGACTCTGCCGCTGGGGCACCTGCTGGTATTGAGATCGAAGACGGAGGAGAAACGCATGGCGTGGAGCACCCAACAGCTGGCCGACCTGGCCGGCACGACAGTGAAAACTGTCCGGCACTACCATCAGGTCGGGCTACTCGAGGAGCCGGAGCGCGCGGCCAACGGTTACAAGCAGTACCAAACCGCTCATCTCGTGCGACTTCTGCAGGTCAAGAGGATGAGCGATCTCGGCATCTCCCTCGCCCAGATCCGAACGCTAGCCACGAGTACGGTCGATACCGACGCGTCCATCGCCGTCCTCGATGCCGAACTCGAGGCGAGCATCGAAAGACTGCAGCGCGTGCGGGCGGAACTCGCCCTGCTCCTGCGATACCGCGCACCCCTCGACACGCCCACGCCGTTCGCTCACTCCGCCGACGGCCTTCCAGAGAAGTACCGCGGGCTGCTCACCGTGTACTCCCGCGTCCTGAACGAGACGGCGCTCCACGACACGAGTGAGCTCCTGAATGAGCCGGATGAGGCGAGCGAACCGTTCGAAGCCCTCACCGACGAGTCCGACGACAGGACCATCGACGACGTCGCACAGCTCCTCGCGGTGTCGATGGCAGCACATCGCGAACGGTTACCTTGGGCTTCCGATCTGCGATCGGCCACCCAGACAAAGGGGAATCTCGCGCAGGAGGCTCTGTCTTCGGCGGTGGTCGACGCCTTCAATCACGGCCAGCTGCGCGCTCTGGCGCGCGCGCATGACATCGTCCGAAAGGCGGACGCGGCGGACGATCAAACGGTGTGA
- a CDS encoding FtsX-like permease family protein, whose translation MSALGAIIGAMLSAVAFRRLFEFLFASWNFSTPVEPHTNISTLIAVILAIIAVVVIAGLRGARNAAITSPLQALTEPEPPKIRMTWIRYLLTALAVAATYGLVSMMVDGDVQTVTSTSILIAPAIVMILAAAGPLLLPLTLRAWTWIVPARVSTSWYLARHAARYRVTQSTATISPLMVGIGLAGGIYTCVEILAEYVRQQSGDASGYVLEPGQAVQLLGGPLLIAGIGAAATVFMSGGARQREIALLQAAGSTQRQIAVSSILEAVIYTLTAMLLAFIAVVTTAFIVSSSLGMSLTGIHYLSILIVTALGFVLILTASLGPTIAALRRDVTRTLAGV comes from the coding sequence GTGTCCGCGCTCGGCGCGATCATTGGCGCGATGCTCTCCGCGGTCGCATTCCGGCGTCTGTTCGAGTTTCTCTTCGCTTCGTGGAACTTCAGCACCCCCGTGGAACCACACACGAACATCTCGACACTCATCGCCGTCATCCTCGCGATCATCGCCGTCGTCGTCATCGCCGGACTCCGGGGTGCGAGGAACGCCGCGATCACCTCTCCGCTTCAAGCGTTGACCGAACCTGAACCTCCCAAGATCCGGATGACCTGGATCCGGTACCTCTTGACAGCGCTCGCGGTCGCCGCGACTTACGGTCTCGTGAGCATGATGGTCGACGGCGACGTGCAAACCGTGACCAGCACATCGATCCTGATCGCCCCAGCGATCGTGATGATTCTGGCAGCCGCAGGTCCGTTGCTGTTGCCGTTGACGCTGCGCGCCTGGACGTGGATCGTTCCCGCGCGAGTTTCGACATCCTGGTATCTCGCCCGTCACGCGGCGCGCTACCGGGTAACGCAAAGCACGGCCACGATCAGCCCGTTGATGGTCGGCATCGGCCTGGCTGGCGGGATCTACACATGCGTCGAAATCCTTGCCGAGTACGTGCGCCAACAGTCGGGTGACGCCTCGGGGTATGTCCTCGAACCAGGGCAAGCAGTCCAGCTGCTCGGCGGCCCACTGCTCATCGCCGGCATCGGCGCCGCAGCCACCGTGTTCATGTCAGGAGGCGCGCGCCAACGCGAGATCGCACTCCTCCAAGCGGCCGGCTCCACCCAACGACAAATCGCCGTCTCCTCGATCCTGGAAGCCGTGATCTACACCCTCACCGCGATGCTCCTCGCGTTCATCGCGGTCGTCACCACCGCCTTCATCGTCAGCAGCAGCCTCGGCATGTCACTCACCGGCATCCACTACCTCAGCATTCTCATCGTCACCGCACTCGGATTCGTTCTGATCCTCACCGCATCACTGGGACCCACCATCGCCGCACTGCGGCGCGACGTCACCAGAACGCTGGCCGGCGTATAA
- a CDS encoding ThiF family adenylyltransferase codes for MTKRRAHATAWQKRCLHELRAASHLRPELIRSVAPEHFDRETSVLSVRFTIRTSAFPRTRGGLPLRPVEDLVLAIEASGERPPHVLVDHFRFLGHPHVLSGYYLCLYLDPSREWDANYGLTSHPNGVLNRLWRWLERGSANQFDANEALYHAVGGLPQIGRRPSPLPPIVVRSLPTRDSRVASSWLAPRSDWCLELHPTPLSDATRATTHAPVFFTDRDLPFGVGRAGLQDLLERLDFDSNRIAAKIGLGEGSAASFGPRGERLNCLQQQGPLGGVTARPRYDPSQSSTFLAILCASARRKPTGHGQQFVLGVPHPKGGPVHLLAAHLDSDSGDLLRELDHRARKEGREISPRDIPPGLEVMWTHVSDERPAINTRRDHARPTARFFESTVVMLGLGGLGSWIAELIVRAGAKRIVLCDPGMVSGGLLVRQTYEDSDIGSRKSDRLAERLRRIAPDLTVDVWDALEEEELRDTLRFADLVVDATVSKTVARTVSGVLLQESGRRAVVAQVAVDARSGSLGMVMIHGRELNHDALDQDRIAGAVVLADPQLEPYGIFWIDPEANDEFVPTRGCSIPTFHGSAADMAGVASTMTTLIASHLGDDASGTHLFAMPHTGVNPAHHYLRSRPPV; via the coding sequence ATGACCAAGCGCAGAGCGCACGCTACCGCATGGCAGAAGCGCTGTCTTCACGAACTTCGAGCTGCTTCGCACTTGCGCCCGGAGTTGATACGGAGCGTGGCTCCGGAGCATTTTGATCGCGAGACCTCGGTTCTATCTGTTCGTTTTACGATTCGCACCTCGGCTTTTCCGAGGACGCGAGGCGGTCTTCCACTCCGCCCAGTGGAGGACCTGGTGCTTGCAATCGAAGCCAGCGGCGAGCGGCCACCGCATGTGCTCGTCGACCACTTTCGTTTCCTCGGCCATCCGCATGTGCTGTCGGGGTACTACCTGTGTCTCTACCTGGACCCGAGCCGCGAGTGGGATGCGAACTACGGCCTCACATCGCATCCGAATGGGGTTCTTAACAGGCTTTGGCGCTGGCTCGAGCGCGGTAGCGCGAATCAGTTCGACGCGAACGAGGCGTTGTACCACGCAGTGGGCGGTCTACCGCAGATCGGGCGTCGCCCGTCACCTCTTCCGCCGATTGTTGTGCGTTCCCTCCCGACCCGAGATTCACGGGTCGCGAGCAGTTGGCTTGCCCCGCGTTCGGATTGGTGTCTGGAGCTGCACCCGACCCCGCTCTCCGACGCCACCCGGGCGACGACGCATGCGCCCGTTTTCTTCACAGACCGTGACCTACCTTTCGGCGTCGGTCGCGCGGGCCTGCAGGACCTGCTGGAACGCCTGGACTTTGACTCGAATCGTATTGCCGCAAAAATTGGTCTCGGAGAGGGATCGGCAGCTTCTTTCGGGCCCAGAGGTGAGCGGCTGAACTGCCTGCAGCAACAGGGACCGCTCGGCGGTGTCACTGCTCGGCCTCGATACGATCCGTCGCAGTCGTCGACCTTCTTAGCTATCCTCTGCGCTAGCGCGCGGCGGAAGCCCACCGGCCACGGCCAGCAGTTCGTCCTAGGGGTTCCTCATCCGAAAGGAGGACCGGTACACCTTCTGGCTGCTCACCTCGACTCGGATTCGGGCGACCTGTTGCGCGAACTCGATCACCGCGCGAGAAAAGAGGGTCGCGAGATCAGCCCAAGAGACATCCCCCCAGGCCTGGAGGTCATGTGGACGCATGTGTCGGACGAACGGCCCGCGATCAATACGAGACGCGACCACGCTCGGCCGACCGCCCGCTTCTTCGAATCGACGGTTGTCATGCTCGGGCTCGGAGGGCTGGGATCGTGGATCGCGGAACTGATCGTTCGAGCCGGGGCGAAGAGGATCGTCCTCTGCGACCCTGGGATGGTTTCTGGCGGGTTGCTGGTCCGCCAAACATACGAGGACTCCGATATCGGCAGCAGGAAGTCCGATCGGCTCGCCGAGCGCCTGCGCCGCATCGCGCCCGACCTAACCGTCGACGTGTGGGACGCGCTTGAAGAAGAAGAACTCCGCGATACTCTGCGGTTCGCAGACCTCGTTGTAGACGCCACCGTAAGCAAGACAGTCGCGCGTACTGTCAGCGGGGTGCTCCTCCAGGAGTCCGGCAGGCGAGCTGTCGTCGCCCAGGTCGCCGTGGATGCGCGTAGCGGCAGCCTCGGAATGGTCATGATTCACGGTCGTGAGTTGAACCATGATGCATTGGATCAGGATAGGATCGCGGGCGCCGTTGTGCTAGCAGATCCGCAGTTGGAGCCATACGGCATCTTCTGGATCGATCCCGAGGCCAACGACGAATTCGTGCCCACGCGTGGGTGCTCCATTCCGACCTTCCACGGCTCCGCCGCCGACATGGCTGGAGTCGCCTCAACGATGACGACGCTGATCGCATCCCACCTAGGGGACGACGCCAGCGGCACCCATCTGTTCGCCATGCCCCACACCGGGGTCAATCCGGCGCATCACTACTTACGCTCGAGACCGCCGGTTTGA
- the bla gene encoding class A beta-lactamase: protein MTSRAMKRMSAFAVLTVTAVMAMAGCSGISDGGAPPQGDRTASPSPQTSAEIAANIGRIEAEFAVTVGAFAIGESGQVVEYNGQARMPYASTMKVFVAAAMLASAPVDERETIVRWKQAQLDVAGYSPVTSEHLDDGLTLDALAEAAVRDSDNAAANLVMESLNGPSGVQDFFRALGDPTTVVTAYEPELNAVVPGSDRNTSTPLALATNLKTIFEGDALEQGSRETLLDWMNGNATGDSLIRAAAPSGWTVADKSGGAGGVRNDVAVVTTESGEQIYIAILTATKDPAAVYTDEAVAHVARDLLAEF, encoded by the coding sequence ATGACAAGTAGAGCGATGAAGAGGATGTCGGCGTTCGCGGTGCTGACGGTGACCGCGGTGATGGCAATGGCGGGTTGCAGCGGCATCTCGGATGGGGGCGCTCCCCCGCAGGGCGATCGGACCGCTTCTCCGAGTCCCCAGACCAGTGCTGAGATCGCCGCCAACATAGGCAGGATCGAAGCGGAGTTCGCCGTCACGGTCGGTGCCTTCGCCATCGGGGAGAGCGGACAGGTCGTCGAATACAACGGCCAGGCGCGGATGCCCTACGCGTCGACGATGAAGGTTTTCGTCGCTGCTGCCATGCTGGCTTCCGCGCCGGTCGATGAGCGCGAGACGATCGTCCGTTGGAAGCAGGCCCAGCTCGATGTAGCTGGATACTCGCCGGTCACTTCCGAGCACCTCGACGACGGGCTCACCCTGGATGCGCTGGCGGAAGCTGCCGTGCGTGACAGTGACAACGCAGCCGCCAACCTGGTGATGGAGTCGTTGAACGGCCCGTCGGGTGTCCAGGACTTCTTCCGCGCGCTGGGAGACCCGACGACCGTCGTCACTGCGTATGAGCCCGAGCTCAACGCCGTCGTCCCCGGAAGTGACCGGAACACCAGCACGCCATTAGCCCTCGCGACAAATTTGAAGACCATCTTCGAAGGTGACGCGCTCGAGCAGGGCTCTCGTGAGACGCTCCTGGACTGGATGAACGGCAATGCGACCGGGGACTCCCTCATCCGTGCTGCGGCACCTTCGGGGTGGACCGTCGCCGACAAGTCCGGAGGAGCGGGAGGCGTACGCAACGACGTCGCCGTGGTGACCACCGAATCAGGTGAGCAGATCTACATCGCGATACTCACGGCCACGAAGGATCCCGCCGCTGTCTACACCGATGAGGCCGTCGCGCACGTTGCACGCGACTTGCTCGCCGAGTTCTGA